Proteins encoded in a region of the Zea mays cultivar B73 chromosome 4, Zm-B73-REFERENCE-NAM-5.0, whole genome shotgun sequence genome:
- the LOC111591353 gene encoding protein GLUTAMINE DUMPER 2 produces the protein MRPGAGFNAAAAAAKAAAVAPAVAGSAAAHSAWHSPVPYLFGGLAAMLGLIALALLILACSYWKLSGYLEGGAAGRGGEDGSGAGAGAGGGTKPAAGLPPPVWEEKILVIMAGDAKPTYLATPMSSRASSFGGDRSSSKGVDDEEEESNKEVQADEAAVASVMDAGGQNGGEHSERRREGGDQERRIPEV, from the coding sequence ATGAGGCCAGGAGCCGGGTtcaacgcggcggcggcggcggcgaaggcCGCCGCAGTCGCACCGGCGGTGGCCGGCAGCGCCGCGGCGCACTCCGCGTGGCACTCGCCGGTGCCGTACCTTTTCGGCGGGCTGGCCGCGATGCTGGGCCTCATAGCCCTGGCGCTTCTCATCCTAGCGTGCTCCTACTGGAAGCTCTCCGGGTACCTGGAGGGCGGCGCCGCCGGGCGGGGAGGCGAGGACGgctccggcgccggcgccggcgccggcggcggAACGAAGCCGGCGGCGGGCCTGCCGCCGCCGGTATGGGAGGAGAAGATACTGGTGATCATGGCCGGGGACGCGAAGCCGACGTACCTCGCCACGCCCATGTCGAGCAGGGCGTCCTCCTTCGGCGGCGACcgtagcagcagcaagggcgtcgacgacgaggaggaggagaGCAACAAGGAGGTGCAGGCAGACGAAGCCGCCGTGGCCAGCGTCATGGACGCCGGCGGACAGAATGGTGGCGAGCACAGTGAGCGCCGGAGAGAAGGAGGAGATCAGGAGCGCCGCATTCCTGAGGTGTGA